GACCTAAATCCCATTAAGCATCTTTGGCAGGACTTCAAAATTGCTGTTCACAAATGCTCTCCATCCAATCTGGCTGAGTTTGAGCTATTTTGCAAAGAAGAATGTGAGCAAAAAGTATTGATGCAGGAGGgctgaatacaaatgcacaccacatttttcagctttttatttgattaaaattttGAAAGCTATGTATCCTTTCCGCTCCACTCTACAATTATGTGCTACTTTGCGTTGATCAACCAcataaaatctgaataaaaaacCTTTAAGTCTGTGGTTGTAAGGTggcaaatgtgaaaaaagttcAAGGGGTATGAATACTTTTACAAGGCACTGAAGATAAACAACtttatttcaatgtttttattcatatccAATGTTGCTGATAGAGTTGTGAAACCAGTGGTGAAAAATAATAAggtgacaaataaatgaaacacctGATTTTGGCTGTTTAGATGTTATAATGCTGGCACAAAATTTATTGGACACGTGCAGGAATACAAAGGTGTTCCTAAGAACAAAGTTAGGTAATACTGCAGATTAACTAAAGGTCATTGATAACAATGAATTCTCTACAACTTTTTATGACCTCACCTCTATTGTGACGGCTAAGTTCACACCAATTTATttcagaaggaaataaaaatgcatataaCAGATTCTGTCGAATGACTATCACAGTATGTGGGTGGAAACCCCAACCCACAGGAGGTGACGTCCCAGCATTCATAGCGTTCTCTATGTAGATACTTGATGTGATTCTGTGgttctgaacagcagctttgagTCGAGCGACTGATTGAAACagccagtgttttgtttttgtgaaccaTACTTGAACAGAAAATGGACGACCTGTCCATCGACTTCGGGGGGAGGTTTCATTGCGTGTGTCGGCGGCCAGCGGAGGGAGGAGACAAGCTTCATCAGAATccgctttattggccaggtatgtgaacacatacaaggaatttgactccggacactttgctcaatggcacaacaaaatgaaagacaacacttgaataagtaaaagaattaaaacgtacacaaaaatagaaatactgtacaatataatagactttcagaataaacaatagcatatatacatatatatactatttttttACAGACGTCAGGGCGACTGGTCTGTAGTCACTTAATCCTGTGATGGGGGACTTCTTGGGGACTGGGATGATGGTGGAGCGTTCGAGGCAGGAGTGGACCTCACACAACTCCACAGAGCTGTTGAAGATTGGAGTGAAGACTTTtagacaggacagagacactcCATGTGGTCCCGGAGCCTTCCTGTAGATGTTCAAAtgcagtggatcatcccacagatacttgatcaatttgggatccaGTGGATTTGGACTGATAACTATCAAGTCGACTACAGTGTGTTCAAAATGTTCCAGCTGATGTTCTGGTTCCAGTTAAATAATTAAGTTAATATTAAAGTGGTGTGTAGTCCTGACTCTGGATTCATGGGTAATGAAGTGATTCTCCACTGACACATTAacaccatgaagaagaagaggtccGGGTTAGAGATGAagttctgctgcagaggaaaaataaaatgacctgtATAATCTTGTTTTATTGGAAGATTCGGAGAACCATGCGTTTTCAAAGCAACACTGATATTAACCATTTTAAGataacattcacattaaataaatatactttCATATTTTCAAGGAATAAACGCATCAGAGTTTGTATCAAACCAAAGATAAACATTTCCCTCGATAGTCATGTCATCTGTCTATCACCAATCATGTATCCACACACATCTTCTTTATCTCTGATCAAAAGAGTATTTTCTTTAAGTGTACAGAAGTCCTCACTTAATATGACAGAATAAATCTCTCTTTACACAACTGAAcccaaactgaaataataaacatgtCTGACTCATAACTTGCCGCTTTAACCCGTGAACTTCTCATTGTTTGTGATTTACTTGTGCCCTTCAACAAGGATGTAGCCGTAGCTGGATTTATGGCCCTAACCTgcacattagcattagctttagctttagcatttcAAGCAATGCGCTACACACGCAActgtttttttacacagcaaCAACCCACAAATGCCCCAATTCGAATAATGTACCACATACACGCATTGTTTTTCACACATGCCATAATAATCTACAAATGCCCAGGAGCCGAAAGAAACAAACGAAAGTAAACATTTGGCTTTGGTGTCAGTCGCCATTTTCTCTACTACACGAGTCATGTACCGTGACACTTTACTCACACACTTTACAAGCCTTTAGCTTATGGACCACACATCACCGGGGATTCATATTAGCTTATAACCATCTGAAGTAACGGAAAAAGCGAGTAGCTAACCTGGAAATATCAGACAGAAATCAGTGAAGCGGGACACATTCTTTCCAGCTTccgaactacgcaactgtgaattataccatggagctaccctccgaTTTATTTCAGACCAGCTGTTTGATACACtttagtaaataaattaaaagtctACAAGAGGCATATAAGGACTGCAGGGCCTCATGGTGGTATTAGGACTGGTTCAGTTATTATTCTCTAACATTAATACCTTGATTAATGGCTcaatccatccattcatcatcgATTAATTCATCCTGAACATCCAGTAAATCATCCACTCATgtatttaactgtattttttatttaaagctcgTGATGTTCaatgaaaaacaagtcaaaggtgtttgagatgctggagaaactttattaaatcagAGAATCATCAGAATAAAGTGATACAGAGTCATTCAAGAACacatcaaacagtttgattcatttgattcattGTAGATTATATGTGATTAAAATCATCCAATTTCATCAGACAAAGCAATTAAACAGGAATATGTttgattctgtttctcctcagtgaGCATGCTCAGCtctgttaccatgacaactCTCAGACATAATAACACAGGTACATGTCATAGTAGCTGCGGTTTCCTGTATTGACACTTTTGTCGATGACCACGACCCCGGCCCTCTTGAATGGAGCAATGAAACCGCTGCCGACGATCAGAGTGAAATCTTTGACGGGGTTGCCGCACTTGGGATCTTTCTTGTACCACAGGAACTCCTGGTTTCCTCCGGTACCCTGGTTGAGATCCATGTTCACCATCTGATAGCCATGGTTTTGATAGTTGACATATTGATCATGATTGATGGAGATTTGCAGATCTCTGATGGCCTTCTGACTCTCAGTGGTCAGACGGAACCAGATAAAGACATAGGATCCTCCTGCACCTCTGCTGATGTCTTCATCCACTCGGATGAACCCGTTCTTGAAGTGctcatcatctcctccaaaaccctcagtggcagtgatgtcacagatgtacgttggtttctctctcttcacccaCAGGTAGATCATCTTTCCTCCAGCATCACGTTTCAGATCACAGGCTGATCTCTCCCAGCCGGATTTAAACTTCTGGGCATCATCTGTTAGCGAGACATCAATGCTCACGATGGGAACATCGTACTCTGAGGAACCATTGTAGAACCACAGGTAGATGTTGT
The nucleotide sequence above comes from Mugil cephalus isolate CIBA_MC_2020 chromosome 2, CIBA_Mcephalus_1.1, whole genome shotgun sequence. Encoded proteins:
- the LOC125003926 gene encoding uncharacterized protein LOC125003926 yields the protein MTTYITELAVSLNEAEESQLRKRNFQKICVNLYQGAGENGIYLWYKTGSSGPITRIQFSFTSAMTKGLNNTGYTMIDKDLNAGTEGDNIYLWFYNGSSEYDVPIVSIDVSLTDDAQKFKSGWERSACDLKRDAGGKMIYLWVKREKPTYICDITATEGFGGDDEHFKNGFIRVDEDISRGAGGSYVFIWFRLTTESQKAIRDLQISINHDQYVNYQNHGYQMVNMDLNQGTGGNQEFLWYKKDPKCGNPVKDFTLIVGSGFIAPFKRAGVVVIDKSVNTGNRSYYDMYLCYYV